From a single Maylandia zebra isolate NMK-2024a linkage group LG3, Mzebra_GT3a, whole genome shotgun sequence genomic region:
- the pnp5a gene encoding purine nucleoside phosphorylase, translating into MFPEENSCYSYEECKATADWLLAQTDTRPTVGIVCGSGLGGLADLLKDQVAFNYKDIPNFPQSTVHGHAGKLVFGHLKGRPCVCMQGRFHLYEGYSIQKITLPMRIFKMLGVETVMLTNAAGGLNHDFKMGDIMIIKDHLNLPGFAGINPLNGPNDERFGVRFQCMSDAYDRELQQLAMDVGQDLGYGDFLKEGVYCVLGGPTFETIAEGRMLHRLGADAVGMSTAHEVIVARHCGMRVFALSLITNQVVMNYDSEERANHEEVLQVGRQRAAQLERLVSTMVTKIVHNNDGLRD; encoded by the exons ATGTTTCCAGAGGAAAACAGCTG CTACAGCTACGAGGAATGCAAGGCCactgctgattggctgctcGCCCAGACAGACACCCGACCCACTGTGGGCATTGTGTGCGGCTCAGGGCTCGGAGGGCTCGCTGACCTGTTAAAGGACCAGGTGGCCTTCAACTACAAAGACATCCCCAACTTTCCGCAGAGCACAG TGCACGGACATGCCGGGAAGCTGGTGTTTGGACACTTAAAAGGAAGGCCGTGCGTTTGCATGCAGGGACGTTTCCACCTGTATGAGGGCTACTCAATACAgaag ATTACATTGCCTATGCGCATCTTCAAGATGCTCGGTGTTGAGACGGTGATGCTGACCAATGCAGCTGGAGGCCTCAACCATGACTTTAAAATGGGAGACATCATGATCATCAAAGACCACCTCAACCTGCCCGGCTTTGCTGGCATCAATCCTCTGAATGGACCCAACGATGAGCG GTTTGGCGTACGTTTCCAATGCATGTCCGATGCATACGACagagagctgcagcagctggcCATGGACGTGGGACAGGATCTGGGCTATGGAGATTTCCTAAAGGAGGGAGTGTACTGTGTGCTGGGCGGGCCAACATTTGAGACAATCGCAGAGGGTCGCATGCTGCATAGACTTGGCGCTGATGCTGTCG GCATGAGCACAGCCCATGAGGTGATCGTCGCTCGGCACTGTGGCATGCGCGTCTTCGCCCTCTCCCTGATCACCAACCAGGTTGTGATGAACTACGACAGCGAAGAGAGGGCCAATCACGAGGAGGTCCTCCAGGTGGGCAGGCAGCGGGCGGCACAGCTGGAGAGGCTCGTTTCCACCATGGTGACCAAAATTGTGCACAACAACGACGGCCTAAGAGACTAA